A window of the Thermodesulfobacteriota bacterium genome harbors these coding sequences:
- a CDS encoding metallophosphoesterase: MRLILWIGIAQSILFLGHGLLYRTLVSFYGVADPVKLWTLRVSLALLSISFIGSSLLSSRFANLWVRALYILSASWLGLSYLLFLASALGWILHGLKPLFPFPLNRKAMITLLFGIALAGGLYGFINASVIRIQTIDLPLPHLPAVWEGRKAVWVSDLHLGHVRHRGFAQRLTEILRHPNPDIVFIGGDLFDGAKAMDLSQTVAPFLRLRPPLGTYFITGNHEEFGDRTPFLEAVRSAGIRVLDNEKMEIDGLQILGVGYRDSRNQKQFQAMLRKMEIDPKKPSLLLKHVPSDLEIAREQGISAQLSGHTHRGQVFLFRFLTSWIYKGYDYGLKRYGDLLVYTSSGVGTWGPPLRIDSEPEIVVIQFKRRN; the protein is encoded by the coding sequence ATGCGACTTATCCTCTGGATCGGGATCGCTCAGTCGATCCTTTTTTTGGGTCACGGGTTGCTTTACCGGACCCTGGTCTCCTTTTATGGGGTGGCCGATCCCGTGAAACTTTGGACCCTGAGGGTCTCCCTCGCCCTTCTTTCGATCAGCTTCATCGGTTCGTCTCTGCTGTCCTCTCGTTTTGCCAACCTTTGGGTCAGGGCGCTCTATATTCTCTCCGCCTCCTGGCTCGGCCTCTCCTACCTCCTCTTCCTTGCCTCCGCTTTGGGATGGATCCTTCACGGCCTGAAGCCGCTCTTCCCTTTTCCTTTAAACCGGAAAGCCATGATAACCCTTCTTTTCGGCATCGCCTTGGCAGGAGGCCTCTATGGCTTTATCAATGCTTCGGTGATTCGTATTCAAACGATCGACCTACCGCTGCCACATCTCCCCGCGGTTTGGGAAGGTCGAAAGGCCGTCTGGGTGAGCGACCTCCATCTGGGTCATGTAAGGCATCGCGGGTTTGCCCAACGGCTCACCGAGATCCTTCGACACCCGAACCCGGATATCGTCTTCATCGGAGGGGATCTCTTCGACGGCGCCAAGGCGATGGACCTTTCCCAGACGGTGGCCCCGTTTTTGCGTCTTCGCCCCCCTTTAGGCACCTATTTCATTACGGGAAATCACGAGGAGTTTGGCGACCGCACCCCTTTTCTCGAGGCGGTCCGAAGCGCTGGCATTCGGGTCTTGGACAACGAGAAGATGGAGATCGATGGGCTTCAGATCCTTGGCGTGGGCTACCGGGATTCGAGAAATCAAAAACAGTTTCAAGCGATGCTCCGCAAGATGGAAATCGACCCTAAGAAACCGAGCCTCCTCTTAAAACATGTCCCTTCCGATCTCGAGATTGCAAGGGAGCAAGGGATTTCGGCTCAACTTTCGGGCCACACCCACAGGGGACAGGTTTTTCTCTTCCGGTTCCTCACCTCGTGGATTTACAAGGGATACGATTACGGATTGAAGAGATACGGCGATCTCCTCGTCTACACCTCCAGTGGGGTAGGAACCTGGGGGCCTCCCCTGCGGATCGACTCGGAACCGGAGATCGTCGTCATCCAATTTAAAAGGAGGAACTGA
- a CDS encoding acyl-CoA dehydratase activase: MTFYFAGIDIGSTMTKAVILEKGILASVIGPTGPEQRRLAHRVMEEALKRASLPFSRLTFIVATGYGRLNVPFADKQFTEITCHARGIVHLLPRARTIIDIGGQDVKGIKVDATGKVVDFVMNDKCAAGSGRFIEVIAETLGVPLDQVGELSLQSQNPATISNLCTIYAQQEVAASLAEGVPLPDLLAGVHLSLADRIVRMVKRLKVEEAVIVTGGGAKNRGLLKVLSELLGQKILVPEEPLLTGALGAALLGRELVDKALKNKTPLETKERVFKEVEIL, from the coding sequence TTGACCTTCTACTTCGCGGGCATCGATATCGGTTCCACCATGACGAAGGCGGTGATCCTCGAAAAGGGGATCCTGGCCTCCGTCATCGGTCCCACAGGTCCGGAACAGCGCCGTCTGGCGCACCGGGTGATGGAAGAGGCCTTGAAGCGGGCCTCCCTTCCCTTCTCCCGCCTCACCTTCATCGTTGCCACAGGTTACGGAAGGCTCAACGTCCCTTTTGCTGACAAGCAGTTCACCGAGATCACCTGCCACGCCAGGGGCATCGTCCATCTCCTTCCCCGGGCCCGGACGATCATCGATATCGGAGGCCAGGATGTGAAGGGGATCAAGGTCGATGCCACGGGAAAGGTCGTCGATTTCGTGATGAACGATAAGTGTGCGGCCGGAAGCGGCCGCTTTATCGAGGTGATCGCGGAGACGCTCGGCGTTCCGCTGGATCAGGTGGGCGAGCTCTCCCTTCAGAGCCAGAATCCGGCGACGATCAGCAACCTCTGCACCATCTATGCCCAGCAGGAGGTGGCCGCAAGCCTCGCTGAGGGAGTTCCCCTACCCGATCTGCTCGCCGGCGTCCACCTCTCCCTTGCCGACCGGATCGTCCGGATGGTGAAACGGCTGAAGGTGGAGGAGGCGGTCATCGTCACAGGGGGCGGTGCAAAAAACAGGGGGCTCCTCAAGGTCCTCTCGGAGCTGTTGGGCCAAAAGATCCTCGTCCCAGAAGAGCCCCTCCTCACGGGTGCCCTCGGCGCCGCGCTCTTGGGAAGGGAGTTGGTGGATAAGGCCCTAAAAAACAAGACGCCCCTCGAAACCAAAGAGCGGGTCTTCAAAGAGGTCGAAATCCTTTGA
- a CDS encoding prepilin-type N-terminal cleavage/methylation domain-containing protein: MEERGFTLIEIIILIVILGILSAIVIPRYLDLSRSSEKAVAEQLVGSMRSALTLYYSNWVAKQKGTLKNFRDNISIPNFVKVAGDAMGLTGNETLVLERHMTSRFVNDQPSSIKDYAQDGSGRHLRFVFKNGAILDIYYDREKPAIDAVFTGF; this comes from the coding sequence ATGGAGGAGAGGGGTTTCACCCTGATCGAGATCATCATCCTCATCGTCATTCTGGGGATTCTAAGCGCCATTGTCATCCCGAGGTACCTCGACCTTTCGAGATCGTCCGAAAAGGCCGTGGCCGAGCAACTGGTCGGCTCCATGAGGTCGGCCCTGACCCTCTATTATTCGAACTGGGTGGCGAAACAGAAGGGAACGCTTAAGAACTTCAGAGATAACATCTCCATCCCCAATTTTGTGAAGGTGGCGGGAGATGCGATGGGGCTCACGGGAAACGAGACCCTGGTCTTGGAGAGGCATATGACCTCCCGGTTCGTGAACGACCAGCCTTCCTCCATCAAAGACTATGCCCAGGACGGATCCGGGAGGCACCTTCGTTTCGTCTTTAAGAACGGGGCCATCCTGGATATCTATTACGATCGAGAGAAACCTGCCATCGATGCCGTTTTCACCGGATTCTAA